In Sebaldella termitidis ATCC 33386, one DNA window encodes the following:
- a CDS encoding transporter, which produces MIILADESGTARITARGILVLLLVMCFPFLTMSNREEVKAAAVNDRNQSVDEISKELSNPVSSLYIFPFEYDFDGDVGPNYGKRNTLNIQPVIPVNLGKDWKVIIRTIIPLIQQNDIYGDTSQKGVGDIEQSFFFAPQSSSSQGANKLIWGVGPIVNIPLGNDDFSSKKWAFGPAATLVVQTENWTFGGLAEQLWSTGGEGDRDINETSVQPFVAYHIKGGWTVSGNVELDYDWVDNELSAPLEVGVGKIVKLGGVVPLSIGISPRYYLKRTDMDPRWGVKLMFVVVL; this is translated from the coding sequence ATGATAATATTGGCAGATGAATCTGGAACTGCAAGGATTACAGCAAGAGGAATCCTCGTTTTATTATTGGTGATGTGCTTTCCTTTTCTAACAATGAGCAACAGAGAGGAAGTTAAAGCGGCAGCGGTAAATGACAGAAATCAAAGTGTAGATGAGATTTCAAAAGAATTGTCAAATCCTGTGTCTTCTTTATATATTTTTCCTTTTGAATACGATTTTGACGGTGATGTAGGACCGAATTACGGAAAAAGAAATACTTTGAATATACAGCCTGTAATACCTGTAAATCTTGGTAAAGACTGGAAAGTAATAATAAGAACAATAATTCCTCTGATACAGCAAAATGATATATACGGAGATACTTCGCAAAAGGGTGTGGGAGACATTGAACAGAGCTTCTTTTTTGCACCGCAGAGCAGTTCGTCGCAGGGAGCAAATAAGCTTATATGGGGTGTGGGACCTATCGTAAATATTCCATTGGGCAATGATGATTTCAGCTCTAAAAAGTGGGCTTTTGGACCTGCTGCTACGCTTGTGGTACAGACAGAAAACTGGACTTTCGGAGGTCTTGCAGAGCAATTATGGTCAACAGGCGGTGAAGGTGACAGAGATATTAACGAAACATCAGTTCAGCCATTTGTGGCGTATCATATAAAAGGCGGGTGGACGGTAAGCGGAAATGTGGAGCTTGATTATGACTGGGTAGATAATGAGCTCAGTGCCCCTTTGGAAGTGGGAGTGGGAAAAATAGTGAAGCTGGGCGGAGTAGTACCGTTAAGTATTGGAATATCTCCGCGTTACTATCTGAAACGTACTGATATGGATCCAAGATGGGGCGTAAAATTGATGTTTGTAGTTGTATTATAA
- a CDS encoding complex I 24 kDa subunit family protein, protein MCANKLKEAGFRELDVFIDSLETKKGSLISVLHKAQGIFGYLPREIQEYVAEKLNESLANVYGVVSFYSFFTMVPKGEHAVSVCMGTACYVRGADKVLGEFQKELGIKSGETSLDGKFSIDALRCVGACGIAPVVLVGEKVYKKVEVKEVKKIINEYK, encoded by the coding sequence ATGTGTGCAAACAAATTAAAAGAAGCAGGTTTTAGAGAACTTGATGTTTTTATTGATTCGCTGGAAACTAAAAAAGGATCTCTGATTTCTGTTTTGCACAAAGCTCAGGGGATCTTCGGATACTTGCCTAGGGAGATTCAGGAGTATGTTGCGGAGAAATTAAATGAATCTCTGGCTAATGTTTACGGAGTTGTTAGTTTTTATTCATTTTTTACAATGGTGCCGAAAGGGGAACATGCAGTTTCAGTATGCATGGGAACAGCTTGCTATGTAAGAGGAGCGGATAAAGTGCTGGGTGAATTCCAAAAAGAACTAGGAATCAAATCAGGAGAAACAAGTCTTGACGGTAAGTTCTCAATAGATGCTTTAAGATGTGTAGGTGCCTGCGGTATCGCACCAGTGGTATTAGTTGGTGAAAAAGTGTATAAAAAAGTAGAAGTAAAAGAAGTAAAGAAAATTATAAATGAATATAAATAA
- the nuoF gene encoding NADH-quinone oxidoreductase subunit NuoF, which produces MSRVTSIEELNTLKDSINKGRKYSKQVLICGGTGCISSGSNDIAAKMEERVKALGKEDEIRVIKTGCFGFCEKGPIVKMLPDNTFYTEVTPEDVDKLVDKHLIGDEKVEELLYVDPVSKKRISDSDHMDFYKKQERVALRNCGLVDPEDIDDYFLHDGYTALHKVTGMEQQAVIDIIKNSGLRGRGGAGFSTGMKWQFALNNKADQKYVVCNADEGDPGAFMDRSILEGDPHSIIEAMAICGYAIGATKGLVYIRAEYPLAIKRLKIALEEAKESGVLGTNIFNSGFEFDIEIKYGAGAFVCGEETALIHSMEGHRGEPTTKPPFPAEHGYNGYPTNVNNVETLANIPVIINKGADWFKSFGTEKSSGTKVFALAGKINNVGLIEVPMGTTLREVIYEIGGGIKDGKKFKSVQTGGPSGGCLTEKHLDVAIDFDSLMEQGSMMGSGGMIVMDEDDCMVAVSKFYLEFTVEESCGKCTPCRIGNQRLLEILEKITKGNGTEDDLRKLKELSNVIKDTSLCGLGQTAPNPILSTLNNFWDEYEAHVKDHKCPSGQCTALLKYVINDKCIGCTACARVCPVSCIEGKVKEKHVIEQDKCIKCGACYDKCKFSAIDRI; this is translated from the coding sequence ATGTCACGTGTGACTTCTATAGAAGAGTTAAATACTTTAAAAGACAGTATTAATAAAGGCAGAAAATACAGCAAGCAAGTTCTTATATGCGGTGGAACAGGTTGTATTTCCTCAGGCAGTAATGATATAGCTGCTAAAATGGAAGAAAGAGTGAAAGCTCTGGGAAAAGAAGATGAAATAAGAGTAATAAAAACAGGATGTTTTGGGTTTTGTGAAAAAGGTCCGATAGTAAAAATGCTTCCTGATAATACATTTTATACAGAAGTAACACCTGAAGATGTGGATAAGCTGGTAGATAAACATCTTATAGGTGATGAAAAAGTAGAGGAGCTATTATATGTAGATCCTGTTTCTAAAAAGAGAATAAGTGATTCAGATCATATGGATTTCTACAAAAAACAGGAAAGAGTAGCTTTAAGAAACTGCGGACTGGTAGATCCGGAAGATATTGATGATTATTTTCTGCATGACGGGTATACAGCGCTTCATAAAGTAACTGGAATGGAGCAGCAGGCAGTAATAGATATTATAAAAAATTCAGGTCTTAGAGGAAGAGGCGGAGCCGGTTTCTCGACAGGAATGAAGTGGCAGTTTGCACTAAATAACAAAGCAGATCAAAAATATGTAGTATGTAACGCCGATGAGGGAGATCCGGGAGCATTCATGGACAGATCAATCCTCGAGGGAGATCCGCATTCTATAATAGAAGCTATGGCAATCTGCGGATATGCTATAGGAGCAACTAAAGGTCTTGTATACATAAGAGCAGAGTATCCTCTGGCTATAAAAAGACTTAAAATAGCTTTGGAAGAAGCAAAAGAAAGCGGAGTTTTAGGAACAAATATATTTAATTCAGGTTTTGAATTTGATATTGAAATAAAATACGGTGCAGGAGCATTCGTATGCGGTGAAGAAACAGCACTTATCCATTCAATGGAAGGACACAGAGGAGAACCTACAACAAAACCTCCGTTCCCGGCAGAGCACGGATATAACGGATACCCTACAAATGTTAATAACGTAGAAACTCTGGCAAATATACCTGTTATTATAAACAAAGGAGCAGACTGGTTCAAATCATTCGGTACAGAAAAATCATCAGGAACAAAAGTATTTGCTCTTGCAGGAAAAATAAATAACGTAGGACTTATAGAGGTACCTATGGGAACTACTTTGAGAGAAGTTATTTATGAAATCGGCGGAGGAATCAAAGACGGGAAAAAATTTAAGTCAGTTCAGACAGGAGGACCTTCTGGAGGATGCCTGACTGAAAAACACCTTGATGTAGCAATAGATTTTGACAGTTTGATGGAACAGGGATCTATGATGGGATCTGGCGGAATGATAGTTATGGACGAAGATGACTGTATGGTAGCAGTGTCGAAATTCTATCTGGAATTCACAGTAGAAGAATCATGCGGAAAATGTACTCCGTGCAGAATAGGAAACCAAAGACTTCTTGAAATACTGGAAAAAATAACAAAAGGAAACGGAACGGAAGATGATTTAAGAAAATTAAAAGAACTTTCTAACGTAATAAAAGATACTTCATTATGCGGTCTTGGGCAAACAGCGCCAAATCCGATATTATCTACATTAAATAACTTCTGGGATGAATATGAAGCACACGTAAAAGATCATAAGTGTCCTTCAGGTCAATGTACTGCACTGCTGAAATATGTGATAAATGACAAATGTATAGGATGTACTGCCTGTGCGAGAGTTTGTCCGGTATCATGTATAGAAGGAAAAGTAAAAGAAAAGCACGTTATCGAGCAGGATAAATGTATTAAGTGCGGTGCATGTTATGACAAATGTAAATTCAGTGCAATAGACAGAATATAA
- a CDS encoding NADH-dependent [FeFe] hydrogenase, group A6: MSQKLVNVTVDDIKVQVPEGTTILAAAKSAGVNIPTLCYLNLADFGCVNKTASCRVCVVEVEGRRNLAPSCATPVNEGMIVKTNTIKALNSRKIVLELLLSDHPKDCLVCQKSGECELQDLAHEFGIKEIAYEGKESTYRKDISKSIIRDMDKCIMCRRCETMCNEVQTVGALSGVNRGFDAVVAPAMEMDLNDSVCTYCGQCVAVCPTGALVERDATWDVLSALADPTKTVIVQTAPAVRVALGEEFGYAPGTSVTGKMVSSLRKLGFDRVFDTDFAADLTIMEEASELLDRLTRHLNGDTSVKLPILTSCCPAWVKFFEHNFNDLLDVPSTAKSPMQMFSAVAKNVFAKELNVDRKDLIVVSVMPCLAKKYEAGREEFSKDGDFDTDIVLSTRELARLIKQANINFNILKDEEFDNPLGESTGAGVIFGRTGGVIEAALRTAADWYTGKSLENIDYEAVRGFEGVRSADVKVGDLDLKIGIAHGLGEARKLLEEVREGKSMYHAIEIMACKGGCIGGGGQPYHHGNTSILRKRTEAIKIEDESKAIRKSHENPYIKKLYNEYFKEPMSHQAHELLHTKYFKKHKI; encoded by the coding sequence ATGAGTCAAAAACTTGTAAATGTAACAGTTGATGATATAAAAGTACAAGTTCCTGAAGGAACAACGATATTAGCTGCTGCAAAAAGTGCAGGAGTAAACATTCCAACATTATGCTATCTGAATCTGGCAGATTTTGGATGTGTAAATAAAACAGCTTCATGCAGAGTCTGCGTTGTTGAAGTGGAAGGAAGAAGAAATCTGGCTCCTTCTTGTGCAACACCTGTTAATGAAGGAATGATAGTAAAAACTAATACAATAAAAGCCTTGAATTCAAGAAAGATAGTATTGGAACTATTACTATCAGACCATCCTAAAGATTGTCTTGTTTGTCAGAAATCCGGAGAATGCGAACTTCAGGATCTGGCACATGAATTCGGGATAAAAGAGATAGCTTATGAAGGTAAAGAATCTACATACAGAAAAGATATATCAAAGTCTATAATCAGAGATATGGACAAATGTATAATGTGCAGAAGATGTGAAACAATGTGTAACGAAGTTCAGACAGTAGGAGCTCTTTCAGGAGTAAACAGAGGTTTTGACGCAGTTGTTGCCCCTGCAATGGAAATGGATTTAAATGATTCAGTATGTACTTACTGCGGACAGTGTGTTGCCGTGTGCCCTACAGGTGCATTAGTAGAAAGAGATGCTACATGGGATGTATTATCAGCACTTGCTGATCCTACAAAAACAGTTATTGTACAGACAGCACCTGCAGTAAGAGTAGCACTTGGAGAAGAATTCGGATATGCTCCAGGAACTTCCGTAACTGGTAAAATGGTTTCATCACTTAGAAAATTAGGTTTTGACAGAGTTTTTGATACTGATTTTGCAGCAGATTTAACAATTATGGAAGAAGCATCTGAGCTGTTAGACAGACTAACACGTCATTTAAACGGTGATACAAGTGTAAAATTACCTATTTTGACATCTTGCTGTCCGGCATGGGTAAAATTCTTCGAGCATAATTTTAATGACTTATTAGATGTACCGTCAACTGCTAAATCACCAATGCAGATGTTTAGTGCCGTGGCTAAAAATGTATTTGCCAAGGAACTGAATGTGGACAGAAAAGATCTGATAGTAGTTTCTGTAATGCCTTGTCTTGCTAAAAAATATGAGGCAGGAAGAGAAGAATTCTCTAAAGACGGAGATTTTGATACAGATATAGTTCTTTCTACAAGAGAGCTAGCAAGATTAATAAAACAGGCTAATATAAATTTCAATATTCTGAAAGACGAAGAATTTGATAATCCTCTTGGAGAATCAACAGGAGCAGGGGTAATTTTCGGAAGAACCGGAGGAGTTATAGAAGCTGCTCTTAGAACAGCCGCAGACTGGTATACAGGAAAAAGCCTTGAAAATATAGATTATGAAGCTGTAAGAGGTTTTGAAGGTGTAAGAAGTGCAGATGTAAAAGTCGGAGATCTGGATCTAAAAATAGGAATAGCTCATGGTCTTGGAGAAGCAAGAAAGCTTCTTGAAGAAGTAAGAGAAGGAAAATCTATGTATCATGCAATAGAAATAATGGCATGTAAAGGCGGATGTATCGGCGGCGGAGGTCAGCCTTACCATCACGGAAACACTTCTATACTGAGAAAGAGAACAGAGGCAATAAAAATAGAAGATGAATCTAAAGCAATAAGAAAATCACATGAAAATCCATATATTAAAAAACTGTACAATGAATATTTCAAAGAGCCGATGAGCCATCAGGCACATGAGCTTTTACATACTAAATATTTCAAAAAACATAAAATCTAA
- a CDS encoding OmpA family protein, which yields MKKGMKNLSLLLGVAVASQVSSAITVDLKPGVLGYRTITKDEFGEKPNSFEPGASIGLEIMSGKPEDGFRWGLGSEYQTELNGKRGYKAFSSVPVYAVSRIGIGHSSTGNAFYIPVRLGYQFNFEDRDTIKEAKDGFYYAAGVGKQFAPWFNAELLYEGSTYKLTDNNDKNHSGTESQVSLKLGFTFGAGEKRDYPVLPAARPVEPIVVTPEKPAPIGKTMDLTVSGAYFDFDKATVKENAKQEIRGAAQQIKNLNQNNNLTGVLDIAGHTDSKGAKEYNQKLSERRAAAVADVYTQVIGTGNGIRYNVAGYGEDRPVAPNTLPNGKDNPEGRARNRRVEVKFYPDNKIIRENNTNYELDVESQIK from the coding sequence ATGAAGAAAGGGATGAAAAATCTTTCGCTTCTTTTGGGAGTAGCTGTAGCATCACAAGTTTCAAGCGCTATAACAGTGGATTTGAAGCCTGGTGTATTAGGTTACAGAACAATAACAAAAGATGAATTTGGAGAAAAGCCAAATAGTTTTGAGCCTGGAGCAAGTATTGGTCTGGAAATTATGTCAGGGAAGCCTGAAGACGGTTTTAGATGGGGACTTGGTTCTGAGTATCAAACTGAATTGAATGGTAAAAGAGGATATAAGGCATTTTCATCAGTACCGGTTTACGCAGTATCAAGAATAGGAATCGGACATAGTTCTACAGGGAATGCATTTTACATACCGGTAAGATTAGGGTATCAGTTTAACTTTGAAGACAGAGACACTATAAAAGAAGCAAAAGACGGATTTTATTACGCAGCAGGTGTGGGTAAACAATTCGCACCGTGGTTTAATGCTGAACTTTTATATGAAGGATCTACATATAAATTAACAGATAATAACGATAAGAATCACAGCGGAACTGAAAGTCAGGTTTCACTTAAATTAGGTTTCACTTTTGGAGCAGGGGAAAAGAGAGATTATCCTGTATTACCAGCTGCAAGACCAGTTGAACCAATAGTAGTAACACCTGAGAAGCCTGCACCAATAGGAAAAACTATGGACTTAACAGTTTCGGGAGCATACTTTGATTTTGACAAAGCAACAGTAAAAGAAAATGCTAAGCAAGAGATAAGAGGAGCTGCTCAGCAGATCAAAAATCTGAACCAAAACAACAACCTAACAGGTGTATTAGATATAGCAGGACATACAGATTCTAAGGGAGCAAAAGAATACAACCAAAAGCTGTCTGAAAGAAGAGCGGCTGCAGTTGCCGATGTTTATACACAGGTTATCGGAACTGGAAACGGAATTAGATATAACGTAGCAGGATATGGTGAGGACAGACCAGTTGCACCAAATACACTGCCTAACGGTAAGGACAATCCTGAAGGAAGAGCAAGAAACAGAAGGGTTGAAGTTAAATTCTATCCTGATAATAAAATTATCAGAGAAAACAACACAAATTATGAACTGGATGTTGAGTCTCAAATCAAATAA
- a CDS encoding adhesion protein FadA — translation MKKIGIILMISSVVASAAAKTTKTTTTAPTATMTFEQRYDAISNQLDALRAKDDQRFQLEQQKADNAQAELDKQVEMRDELQAKYEEAAQLAKISYYKNTYGPVANQYKDLLGKLDSSIKENQKIIDNFEKLSAARDAYAQ, via the coding sequence ATGAAAAAGATAGGAATTATATTAATGATATCTTCAGTAGTAGCTTCAGCAGCTGCTAAAACAACAAAAACTACAACTACAGCACCTACAGCAACAATGACATTCGAACAGAGATACGATGCAATATCTAATCAATTAGATGCATTAAGAGCAAAGGATGATCAAAGATTTCAATTAGAGCAACAAAAAGCTGATAATGCACAGGCAGAATTAGATAAGCAAGTAGAAATGAGAGATGAATTACAGGCTAAATATGAAGAGGCTGCTCAATTAGCTAAAATTTCTTATTACAAAAATACTTACGGACCAGTAGCTAATCAATACAAAGATCTATTAGGAAAATTAGATTCTTCAATCAAAGAAAACCAAAAAATTATAGACAATTTTGAAAAATTAAGCGCAGCTAGAGACGCTTACGCTCAATAA